Part of the Pedobacter roseus genome is shown below.
TAACACACCGGTTGAGCCGTTGGGCGTTTCGGGCAAATGGTTCTGGTATTACAAAGATATTAAGGTACCGACCATCTGGACAGCCGCTAAAGATGCGGGTTTAACCACCGCAGGTGTAAGCTGGCCGGTTACCGTGGGTGCACCCATTGATTATAACCTGCCTGAATATGTAATTCTGCCACAGGGAAAAGGAGAAAAGAAAGATGAAATTAAAGCCATGTTGCAGGAATCGAACCCGAAAGAACTTTTTCAGGAAGTTCAGGATAATGCCATTGGTAAATTTGGTGAATTTGGTGCGTCGATCGATTTTTTTACCAGTGATCAGAATAAATCGAGAATGGCAGCTTATATCCTGAAAAGGTATAAACCCGCTTTTTTAGCCTTGCACATTGCCTTGCTTGATCATTTTGAACATGAGCAGGGCCGCGATGGCGATAAGGTAAGATCGGCCATTGTTGGTGCCGATGTAGCCGTTAAAACCATTTTAGATGCAGCAGAAGCAGCGGGTATTAGTAAAAACACCACTTTCATTATTACAGGCGACCACGGTTTTGTTGATATCCATACCCAGGTTAATCCAAATGTAATGCTGGCCAAATTGGGCTTATACAGCGATACAAACAGGGAAGCCTGGAAAGCTTATTTTCAACAGAGTGGTGGTTCTTCTTTTCTGCATTTAAGGGATCCAAAAGATAAAGCTACTTTAGAAAAAGTTAAACTGGCTTTAAACGAACTTCCTGAGGGTATTAAGAAAACATTTCACGTATTGGATAAAGAAGCAATAACCAAAGCACAGGGCGATCCGAATGCATTTATCGCATTGGCTGCAAATCAGGGTTTTAGTTTTGGTGCTGCGGCATCGGGCGAAATGCTTACCCCTGCAAGTGGAGGTACACATGGATATCTGCCAACTGATTTTAAGGAAATCCAGACTGGTTTTGTTGTTTTCGGTAAAGGCATTAAACAGGGCACGGTATTGCCATTAATGGGGCAGGAGGATATTGCGCCTTTAATTGCAAAATTGTTAAACCTGAACCTTAAAACCGACGGGGTTT
Proteins encoded:
- a CDS encoding alkaline phosphatase family protein, with the translated sequence MKKIVSLIALLWLSVGYLSAQENHVVLISIDGLRPEFYLDPQWGMVNVRQAMNKGSYAEGVRGSFPTVTYPSHTTIVSGVLPAKHGIYYNTPVEPLGVSGKWFWYYKDIKVPTIWTAAKDAGLTTAGVSWPVTVGAPIDYNLPEYVILPQGKGEKKDEIKAMLQESNPKELFQEVQDNAIGKFGEFGASIDFFTSDQNKSRMAAYILKRYKPAFLALHIALLDHFEHEQGRDGDKVRSAIVGADVAVKTILDAAEAAGISKNTTFIITGDHGFVDIHTQVNPNVMLAKLGLYSDTNREAWKAYFQQSGGSSFLHLRDPKDKATLEKVKLALNELPEGIKKTFHVLDKEAITKAQGDPNAFIALAANQGFSFGAAASGEMLTPASGGTHGYLPTDFKEIQTGFVVFGKGIKQGTVLPLMGQEDIAPLIAKLLNLNLKTDGVLYPGLLAPVKK